One part of the Paenibacillus antri genome encodes these proteins:
- a CDS encoding ADP-ribosylglycohydrolase family protein yields the protein MLERFQGSLIGLAVGDALGTAVEFKRPGTFTPVKDITGGGAFQLPKGAWTDDTSMALCLAESLIECKGFNAKDQMERYVKWYRRGVLSSTGECFDIGNATAEALRRFEKTGEPFSGSDDPYAAGNGSIMRLAPVPLYYASDIREAIQLSAISSRTTHAATECVDACRLLGAFIASAALGMKKEELLSTETFDNLWKDDPLTKKILEVYKGTYMRLEPPDIQGSGYVVKSLEAALWAFYHSSSFEEGALLAVNLGDDADTTGAVYGQLAGAYYGLDEIPQHWVETIVMKEYILELGRSIYIK from the coding sequence GTGCTAGAACGTTTTCAAGGAAGTTTGATCGGATTGGCGGTAGGCGATGCATTGGGGACAGCTGTGGAATTCAAGAGACCCGGAACGTTCACGCCGGTGAAGGACATTACAGGTGGTGGCGCTTTCCAACTGCCGAAAGGCGCATGGACTGACGACACATCAATGGCGCTCTGCCTGGCGGAAAGCTTGATCGAATGCAAAGGCTTCAACGCGAAGGATCAGATGGAACGCTATGTGAAGTGGTATCGGAGAGGTGTTCTCAGTTCCACGGGGGAATGCTTCGATATCGGCAACGCTACCGCAGAGGCGCTGCGGCGTTTCGAGAAGACGGGGGAACCGTTCAGCGGCTCAGATGATCCCTACGCGGCCGGGAATGGGTCGATCATGCGACTCGCCCCGGTTCCGTTGTATTACGCTTCGGACATTCGCGAAGCCATCCAATTGTCAGCCATCAGCTCGCGTACTACCCACGCTGCAACCGAGTGCGTGGACGCTTGCCGTCTGCTCGGTGCTTTTATCGCGTCGGCCGCCCTGGGAATGAAGAAAGAGGAGCTTCTTAGCACGGAGACTTTCGACAATCTCTGGAAGGACGATCCGCTTACGAAGAAGATTCTGGAAGTATATAAGGGAACCTACATGCGCCTCGAACCACCAGACATTCAAGGCAGTGGGTACGTTGTAAAATCGCTGGAGGCAGCGCTGTGGGCTTTTTATCACAGCAGCAGCTTTGAAGAGGGAGCACTTCTGGCTGTCAACCTTGGCGACGACGCCGACACGACTGGCGCTGTGTATGGGCAGCTGGCCGGCGCGTATTACGGACTGGATGAGATTCCTCAGCACTGGGTAGAGACGATTGTCATGAAAGAATATATTTTGGAGCTCGGACGAAGTATTTATATAAAGTGA
- a CDS encoding stalk domain-containing protein, whose product MKIRKTLLAAVAAALLASPSVLPASAAETVAPYVRSFGSGSLVKTDGTYWEWGGPKAVPTQIVGLTNVEEAFEGGWIVKEDGTVWIWEENPSGELRMEALPEADGLKEVVHGYSHALALDRSGQVFVRASDENGKLGAPRLLDGINDVVDIAVSSQSFYLFVKSDGSVWAANNDLASVLPLPDVAGAVAADNNVVLNADGTVWEVTRTDTVGWDSSLRLAANRIENLPDIQSITAYREVRLAIDASSRLWFWGSTRTGVSDGTIVHKQESPIPLTAVADVKQAVHCERSIVVLTKDGSLYETSTSRESMPTDAIFRKLAEDVVSVTEGGRHVIFQKEDGSLWGWGVNKGSMLGAGDEEFSHDTPVPMQKPIAVSLDGRTVRLANGVMLRGAQTFVPLRSVFESMGARIVWDHTTKSVTIEQGDPSPLTIVVEYETGTVLKNGSPVVMAEAPFISSGTSYLPLRFVSESLGAKVDWYADQYHIAITTAAD is encoded by the coding sequence ATGAAAATACGGAAGACCTTATTAGCGGCGGTCGCTGCGGCCCTGCTCGCCTCGCCGTCGGTCCTGCCGGCTAGCGCGGCAGAGACGGTTGCGCCCTATGTGCGTTCGTTCGGCTCCGGCTCGTTGGTCAAGACGGATGGAACGTATTGGGAATGGGGCGGTCCGAAGGCGGTCCCCACGCAAATCGTCGGCTTAACGAACGTAGAGGAAGCTTTCGAAGGAGGTTGGATCGTCAAGGAAGACGGAACCGTTTGGATTTGGGAGGAGAACCCGTCAGGGGAGCTTCGGATGGAAGCCTTGCCGGAAGCGGATGGATTGAAGGAAGTCGTTCATGGGTATTCGCATGCGCTTGCGCTCGATCGCTCGGGCCAGGTGTTCGTGCGGGCTTCGGACGAGAACGGCAAACTCGGCGCGCCCCGCCTGCTAGACGGAATAAACGACGTCGTCGATATCGCGGTTTCTTCGCAATCGTTTTACCTCTTCGTGAAATCGGACGGATCGGTATGGGCAGCCAATAACGACCTGGCCTCCGTCCTGCCGCTTCCGGACGTCGCCGGGGCCGTCGCCGCGGATAACAACGTCGTGTTGAACGCCGACGGGACCGTATGGGAAGTGACTCGGACGGACACCGTCGGCTGGGACAGCTCCCTCCGCCTCGCGGCGAATCGAATCGAAAATCTTCCGGATATCCAATCCATCACCGCGTATCGGGAAGTGAGACTGGCGATCGACGCTTCCTCGCGTCTGTGGTTTTGGGGGTCGACGCGAACGGGCGTTTCGGACGGCACGATCGTCCATAAGCAGGAATCGCCGATTCCGCTAACCGCCGTCGCGGACGTCAAGCAAGCGGTGCATTGCGAACGATCGATCGTCGTCTTGACGAAAGACGGCAGCTTGTACGAGACGTCGACCAGCCGCGAATCGATGCCGACCGATGCCATCTTTCGCAAACTGGCCGAGGACGTCGTCTCGGTGACGGAAGGCGGCAGACATGTCATTTTCCAAAAAGAGGACGGTTCGTTGTGGGGCTGGGGCGTGAACAAAGGCTCGATGCTCGGCGCGGGCGATGAGGAATTCTCTCACGATACGCCGGTACCGATGCAGAAGCCGATCGCGGTCAGCTTGGACGGCCGGACGGTTCGCCTCGCGAACGGCGTCATGCTGCGCGGGGCGCAAACGTTCGTCCCGTTGCGTTCCGTCTTCGAATCGATGGGAGCCCGGATCGTCTGGGATCATACGACGAAGTCCGTTACGATCGAACAAGGCGATCCTTCGCCGCTAACGATCGTCGTCGAATACGAGACGGGAACCGTTCTCAAAAACGGGAGCCCCGTCGTCATGGCGGAAGCGCCGTTCATTTCCTCCGGCACGTCGTACCTCCCGCTCCGATTCGTCAGCGAATCGCTCGGCGCTAAGGTGGATTGGTACGCGGATCAGTACCATATCGCGATCACGACGGCGGCGGATTAG
- a CDS encoding ABC transporter permease subunit — MTMYISATFKELTRKRVFLVTIVLTFVFLVLFAFGARELAGAAAQSQSSPAERLLNSMVLMVLGLFFAQFLSAFFVLFSSMGTVTGEQENGLLLAVAARPLPRWKLYLAKWLGHAVWIAAYSAILFLSVIWTIHSLAGLPVLAGDVVRGLALFVWMPLLLLSLTMLGSVYLPMLGNGICAALLYGLALFTGLVEGITVYEGSHPALDKFVLLIGLLLPTDSVYRRSLYEVIGGADWAGLAISDMGPFSISSVPSNSYLLYTAGYVALLLLLGCRAFSRKDL; from the coding sequence ATGACCATGTACATCTCCGCCACCTTCAAGGAGCTCACCCGCAAGCGGGTGTTCCTGGTTACTATCGTTCTGACCTTCGTCTTTCTGGTCTTGTTCGCCTTCGGGGCCAGGGAGCTGGCCGGCGCGGCGGCGCAAAGCCAAAGCTCCCCCGCCGAACGATTGTTGAACAGTATGGTGCTGATGGTGTTGGGACTTTTTTTCGCGCAATTTCTGTCTGCCTTCTTCGTGCTCTTCTCGTCGATGGGAACCGTCACGGGCGAACAGGAGAACGGATTGCTGCTGGCCGTCGCCGCCCGGCCCCTCCCCCGCTGGAAGCTTTATCTGGCCAAATGGTTGGGTCACGCCGTCTGGATCGCCGCTTACAGCGCCATCCTGTTCCTTTCCGTCATTTGGACCATTCACAGCCTGGCCGGACTTCCCGTACTGGCGGGGGACGTGGTTCGAGGCTTAGCGCTATTCGTCTGGATGCCGCTTCTTCTCTTGTCGCTTACCATGCTAGGCTCCGTCTATTTGCCGATGCTGGGGAACGGAATTTGCGCCGCCTTGCTGTACGGGCTCGCGCTCTTTACCGGGCTCGTCGAAGGGATAACGGTCTATGAAGGGTCTCACCCTGCATTGGATAAATTCGTACTGCTGATCGGGTTGCTCCTGCCCACCGACTCGGTTTACCGGAGAAGCCTTTACGAGGTGATCGGTGGAGCGGATTGGGCGGGGCTGGCGATCTCCGACATGGGACCCTTTTCCATATCGAGCGTTCCTTCGAACTCCTACCTATTATATACGGCAGGGTATGTTGCGCTTCTGCTCTTGCTGGGATGCCGAGCGTTCAGCCGGAAGGATCTGTAA
- a CDS encoding SDR family oxidoreductase, translating into MGKLANKVAIVTGGSRGIGRAIAQRLGREGATVAVHYAVNRSAAEEVVGEIVQGGGSAFSVGSDLGTLDGIRTFYAGVKRELEARFGTAGFDILVNNAGMGLAATIEDTKEEDFDSVMSLNVKAPFFMIQQALPDLRNDGRIIQISSAVTRISLPAIPAYSMSKAAINGLTLSLANQLGPRGITINAIAPGFVATDMNAGMLQDPGSRRFGADFSIFGRWGEPQDIADIAAFLASPEGGWITGQVLDASGGSHL; encoded by the coding sequence ATGGGTAAGTTAGCGAATAAAGTAGCGATCGTGACAGGAGGGAGCCGGGGCATCGGCCGGGCCATCGCGCAGCGGCTTGGCCGCGAAGGAGCGACGGTCGCCGTGCATTACGCCGTGAACCGAAGCGCGGCCGAAGAGGTGGTCGGCGAGATTGTTCAAGGCGGCGGCTCCGCATTTTCCGTGGGCTCCGATCTCGGAACTCTTGACGGAATCCGCACCTTCTATGCCGGCGTGAAACGAGAGTTGGAGGCTAGATTCGGCACGGCCGGATTCGATATTCTCGTGAACAATGCGGGAATGGGTCTTGCGGCGACCATCGAAGACACGAAGGAGGAGGACTTCGACTCGGTGATGTCGCTGAATGTGAAGGCGCCCTTCTTTATGATCCAGCAGGCGCTGCCCGATCTCCGCAACGATGGACGCATCATTCAAATCTCTTCAGCCGTTACGCGTATTTCTCTGCCGGCCATTCCTGCGTACAGCATGTCGAAGGCGGCGATCAACGGATTGACGCTTTCGCTCGCGAATCAGCTCGGACCGCGCGGGATTACGATCAATGCGATCGCGCCGGGATTCGTCGCTACGGATATGAACGCCGGCATGCTGCAGGACCCGGGAAGCCGCCGGTTCGGCGCCGACTTTTCCATCTTCGGCAGATGGGGGGAGCCGCAGGATATCGCGGACATCGCGGCGTTCCTCGCGTCCCCCGAGGGCGGGTGGATCACCGGTCAGGTTCTGGATGCAAGCGGCGGTTCGCACCTGTAA
- a CDS encoding ABC transporter ATP-binding protein yields MMIDTEDLTKTYNGRGGCRGITLQVPEGCIFGLLGPNGAGKSTFVKMLAGLHRPDSGRAAVLGRPLGRPEARRKLGYLPELFRFQDWLTPVEVLRFHGQLGGLRPRETRAPAFRSRIRDTLELVGLLDAADRRVGGFSKGMQQRLGLAAALLLEPELVILDEPASALDPVGRFEIRSLLKRLRGKGVTVFLNSHLLEDVEELCDEAAFLYGGELLASGPLYKLLGGSGDTGANWRFRLGGWLPETLAELNNAVGAAFSSPLLRLVDADANGNALLSARVADREQAGYLCSLLIRNGLTLYESGPEPNNLEAWFLRMARSREGGVLQ; encoded by the coding sequence ATGATGATCGACACGGAGGATCTGACCAAAACCTACAACGGCCGCGGCGGCTGCCGCGGCATCACCTTGCAAGTGCCGGAGGGCTGCATCTTCGGCCTGCTGGGACCTAACGGCGCCGGCAAGAGCACCTTCGTCAAGATGCTGGCCGGCCTTCACCGCCCCGATTCCGGGCGGGCCGCCGTGTTGGGACGGCCCCTCGGCCGGCCTGAGGCGCGGCGCAAGCTCGGGTATTTGCCCGAGCTGTTCCGTTTCCAAGATTGGCTGACTCCGGTCGAAGTGCTCCGCTTCCATGGTCAACTGGGGGGGCTGCGTCCCCGGGAAACGCGGGCGCCTGCTTTCCGTAGCCGAATTCGGGACACATTAGAGCTGGTCGGCCTGCTAGATGCCGCGGACCGCAGAGTCGGCGGCTTCTCCAAGGGAATGCAGCAGCGCCTCGGCTTGGCGGCCGCCCTGCTCCTCGAGCCCGAGCTGGTCATTCTGGACGAACCCGCTTCGGCATTGGATCCTGTCGGGCGCTTCGAGATCCGCAGTTTGCTGAAGCGGCTTCGGGGCAAGGGGGTGACGGTGTTTCTTAATAGTCATCTACTTGAGGATGTAGAGGAGCTGTGCGACGAAGCTGCCTTCCTGTACGGAGGCGAACTGCTGGCGTCCGGTCCGCTGTACAAGCTGCTCGGCGGTTCCGGCGATACCGGGGCCAACTGGCGCTTCCGGCTCGGCGGCTGGCTTCCCGAGACGTTGGCGGAGCTGAACAACGCCGTCGGCGCCGCCTTCTCCTCCCCGCTGCTGCGCCTGGTCGACGCGGATGCGAACGGCAACGCCCTCCTATCCGCCCGCGTCGCAGACCGGGAGCAAGCCGGTTACCTATGCTCTTTATTGATCCGGAACGGCCTGACGCTTTACGAATCCGGCCCTGAGCCGAACAATCTGGAAGCTTGGTTCCTTCGGATGGCCCGATCTCGAGAAGGAGGCGTCTTGCAATGA
- a CDS encoding metal-dependent hydrolase codes for MDTASHVLFGVTLAGLATAIDPAIAAEPGAFGGAWIASLVVASHAPDFDIVARIKGQAAYVRLHRGVSHSIPAWFLWPLPIALIYAAASGFAEAALHAYAWALAAVVLHVLLDALNGYGVQCLRPFTKRWVHLDALTLFDPYLFVLHLGAAALWLAGAADPVPLFPALYSATAFYVGWRVWRQRRRLRRLREALGGTASCYVTPCMHPWRWSFAAEREDAFVSGFIRCGRIEDVVEIPKGAPLADHPLVEASKRTEAVRSFLAFAQRAHVFITEDESGTVVAWRDMRFRFGRRLPFGADVAFDRQRAVVSEQIGWRKKAWEGPYV; via the coding sequence ATGGATACGGCAAGTCATGTATTGTTCGGCGTGACGCTCGCGGGGCTCGCGACGGCGATCGATCCGGCGATCGCCGCGGAACCCGGCGCGTTCGGCGGGGCATGGATCGCGTCGCTCGTCGTCGCGTCGCATGCGCCCGACTTCGACATCGTCGCGAGGATCAAAGGCCAGGCCGCTTACGTTCGGCTTCATCGCGGCGTCTCGCATTCGATCCCCGCATGGTTCTTGTGGCCGCTTCCGATCGCGCTTATTTACGCGGCTGCCTCCGGGTTCGCCGAGGCTGCCTTACATGCGTACGCTTGGGCGTTGGCCGCGGTCGTCCTACACGTCTTGCTCGATGCGCTTAACGGCTACGGCGTGCAATGCTTACGTCCTTTTACGAAAAGATGGGTCCATCTAGACGCTCTGACTCTATTCGACCCCTATTTGTTCGTTCTGCATCTGGGCGCGGCCGCGCTTTGGCTGGCGGGAGCGGCCGATCCCGTTCCGCTCTTTCCGGCGCTGTACTCGGCGACGGCGTTCTACGTCGGATGGCGCGTATGGCGGCAACGGCGGCGCCTTCGTCGGCTGCGCGAGGCGCTCGGCGGGACGGCGAGCTGCTACGTAACGCCCTGTATGCATCCGTGGCGATGGTCGTTCGCCGCCGAGCGGGAGGACGCGTTCGTCTCCGGATTTATCCGATGCGGACGGATCGAGGATGTGGTCGAAATCCCCAAAGGGGCGCCGCTCGCCGATCATCCGCTCGTCGAAGCGTCCAAGCGGACCGAAGCGGTCCGTTCTTTCCTCGCGTTCGCGCAGCGAGCGCATGTTTTCATAACTGAGGACGAATCCGGAACGGTCGTCGCGTGGCGCGACATGCGCTTCCGGTTCGGGCGCCGTCTCCCGTTCGGGGCGGACGTCGCGTTCGATCGGCAACGGGCGGTCGTGTCTGAACAGATCGGCTGGCGTAAGAAGGCGTGGGAAGGACCCTACGTTTGA